The following coding sequences are from one Leptolyngbya sp. NIES-3755 window:
- a CDS encoding copper-translocating P-type ATPase (similar to AA sequence:cyanobase_aa:LBDG_26000), with the protein METATLKLEGMSCAACAKNVEKAIRAVEGVNECNVNFGAEQALIAYDARKTNIAQIQQAVDAAGYAAQPMQEDVLAGEDDRQERTKKYQKLRRKVAIASGIAIALIVGSIPAMTGLSIPWLPMWLHHPISQWVLATPVLFGCGASFFVNAWKSLKRHTATMDTLVAIGTGAAYLYSLFPTFFPQWFINQGLSPEVYFEAATVIIALLLLGRLLEYRAKGQTSEAIRKLIGLQARTARVIRRGQEIDLSIAQVIVGDVILVRPGEKIPVDGEIIEGRSTIDQAMVTGESLPVTKQAGDEVIGATLNKTGSFKFRATRVGKEMFLAQIVKLVQQAQGSKAPIQRLADQVTGWFVPVVMAIAIATFILWYNLIGNITLALITTVSVLIIACPCALGLATPTSIMVGTGKGAEHGILIKDAASLELAHKLQTIVLDKTGTITQGKPTVTEFTTVRGHQYEMNLLSLAASIERNSEHPLAEAIVQYAQAQGANLTNVQDFEAMTGSGVQGYIANQRIQIGTHRWMSELNIDTIALQPQWEQLQSFGKTAIWIAIDGKAEAIMGIADAVKPSSITAIRALQNMGLEVVMLTGDNQRTAEVIAQEVNIHRVFAEVRPEQKAATIEALQREGKRVAMVGDGINDAPALAQADVGMAIGTGTDIAIAASDITLISGDLHSIVTAIQLSRATIRNIRQNLFFAFIYNIAGIPIAAGILYPFFGWLLSPMIAGAAMAFSSVSVVTNALRLRNFQPKEKRDLEYETIHH; encoded by the coding sequence ATGGAAACTGCAACTTTAAAATTGGAAGGGATGAGTTGTGCTGCCTGCGCCAAAAACGTTGAAAAGGCAATCCGGGCAGTCGAGGGCGTGAATGAGTGCAATGTGAATTTTGGGGCAGAGCAAGCATTGATCGCGTATGATGCCCGAAAAACGAACATTGCTCAGATTCAGCAAGCGGTCGATGCAGCGGGATATGCGGCTCAACCGATGCAAGAAGATGTTCTCGCAGGGGAAGACGATCGACAAGAACGCACCAAAAAATATCAAAAGCTGCGTCGTAAAGTTGCGATCGCGTCGGGAATTGCGATCGCTCTCATTGTTGGTTCTATTCCCGCAATGACTGGGCTTTCGATTCCCTGGCTTCCCATGTGGCTGCATCATCCTATTTCTCAATGGGTGTTAGCAACTCCAGTGTTGTTCGGGTGTGGTGCATCCTTTTTCGTCAATGCTTGGAAATCTCTAAAGCGTCATACCGCAACAATGGATACGTTAGTCGCGATCGGAACTGGAGCAGCTTATCTCTATTCGTTGTTTCCGACCTTCTTTCCGCAATGGTTTATCAATCAGGGACTATCTCCAGAGGTTTACTTTGAAGCGGCAACTGTGATTATTGCACTGTTGTTACTGGGTCGATTGTTAGAGTATCGAGCAAAGGGACAGACCTCAGAAGCAATTCGGAAGTTGATTGGATTGCAGGCGCGGACTGCACGAGTGATTCGTCGAGGGCAAGAGATAGATTTATCGATCGCTCAAGTAATTGTCGGAGATGTAATTCTGGTGCGACCGGGTGAAAAAATTCCGGTTGATGGAGAAATTATTGAAGGTCGATCGACGATCGATCAAGCGATGGTCACGGGTGAAAGTTTGCCTGTGACGAAACAAGCGGGCGATGAAGTGATTGGAGCAACGTTGAATAAAACGGGTAGCTTCAAATTTCGGGCGACAAGAGTGGGGAAAGAAATGTTTCTTGCACAAATTGTCAAACTGGTACAGCAAGCTCAAGGCTCTAAAGCACCGATTCAACGTTTGGCAGATCAAGTCACAGGCTGGTTTGTTCCGGTTGTGATGGCAATTGCGATCGCGACTTTCATTCTCTGGTACAACCTGATCGGAAACATAACCCTAGCCTTGATTACGACGGTGAGTGTGTTAATCATTGCTTGCCCTTGTGCATTAGGTTTAGCAACTCCCACATCGATCATGGTTGGAACAGGTAAAGGTGCAGAACATGGAATTTTGATCAAAGATGCTGCAAGCTTAGAACTTGCACACAAATTACAAACGATCGTATTAGATAAAACTGGAACCATCACTCAAGGCAAACCGACAGTGACAGAGTTCACCACCGTTCGAGGACATCAATATGAGATGAATTTGTTGAGTTTAGCAGCCTCGATCGAGCGAAATTCTGAACATCCATTAGCAGAAGCGATCGTCCAATATGCTCAAGCTCAAGGCGCGAATCTTACGAATGTTCAAGACTTTGAAGCAATGACTGGCAGCGGTGTTCAGGGCTACATTGCAAATCAGCGAATTCAAATCGGAACACATCGCTGGATGAGTGAGTTGAACATTGATACGATCGCACTTCAGCCACAATGGGAGCAACTTCAGTCCTTCGGTAAAACTGCGATCTGGATTGCAATCGACGGTAAAGCAGAAGCGATCATGGGAATTGCAGATGCCGTTAAACCTTCTTCAATCACCGCGATTCGAGCCTTGCAAAACATGGGATTAGAAGTCGTGATGCTAACCGGAGACAATCAGCGAACGGCTGAAGTGATTGCACAGGAAGTGAACATTCACCGAGTCTTTGCAGAAGTTCGCCCAGAGCAAAAAGCAGCAACCATTGAAGCTCTTCAGCGTGAAGGAAAGAGAGTTGCAATGGTCGGAGATGGCATCAATGATGCACCTGCACTGGCGCAAGCGGATGTGGGAATGGCGATCGGAACCGGAACCGATATTGCGATCGCAGCCAGTGATATTACGCTAATTTCTGGTGACTTACACAGCATTGTGACAGCCATTCAACTCAGTCGAGCCACCATTCGGAACATTCGGCAAAATCTGTTTTTCGCATTCATCTACAACATTGCAGGAATCCCGATCGCGGCAGGCATTCTTTATCCATTTTTTGGCTGGTTACTCAGTCCGATGATTGCTGGAGCAGCGATGGCATTTAGTTCAGTCTCCGTTGTGACGAATGCCCTTAGACTTCGCAATTTTCAACCAAAAGAAAAAAGGGATTTGGAATATGAAACGATTCATCATTAG
- a CDS encoding arogenate dehydrogenase (similar to AA sequence:cyanobase_aa:LBDG_06830), translating into MQIGIVGLGLIGGSLGLDLRSQGHTVLGVSRKSRTCEVAIARGAVDAADTDLSLLADTDVIFVCTPIVHLVPTVEQLISCIASDTVLTDVGSVKASIVKNISPKWKNFVGGHPMAGTAESGIEAAIHGLFAGNPYVLTPTNETPGDAIDRIESLLRPLQVKLFHCQPEDHDRAVAWISHLPVMVSASLISACLSESDSTVLKLAQMLASSGFRDTSRVGGGNPELGLMMAQYNRAEVLRSLHSYRKEIDQIIELIEQEDWKGLEAMLMKTQELRSTFL; encoded by the coding sequence ATGCAAATCGGAATCGTGGGATTGGGATTGATTGGCGGATCGCTCGGTTTGGATTTGCGATCGCAAGGTCATACCGTTCTGGGAGTCAGCCGCAAATCTCGAACCTGCGAAGTCGCGATCGCTCGTGGTGCGGTGGATGCAGCCGATACCGATTTGTCGCTGCTGGCTGATACGGATGTGATTTTTGTCTGTACTCCGATCGTGCATCTGGTTCCTACGGTTGAACAATTGATTTCGTGTATCGCTTCAGACACCGTTTTAACCGATGTTGGCTCAGTTAAAGCATCGATCGTCAAAAATATTTCGCCTAAATGGAAAAACTTCGTCGGCGGTCATCCAATGGCAGGAACCGCAGAAAGTGGAATTGAAGCCGCGATCCACGGATTATTTGCAGGAAATCCGTATGTGCTAACTCCAACGAATGAAACGCCTGGAGATGCGATCGATCGAATTGAGTCGCTGTTACGCCCGCTACAGGTGAAATTATTCCATTGCCAACCCGAAGATCACGATCGAGCCGTTGCCTGGATTTCTCATTTACCTGTAATGGTCAGTGCGAGTTTGATTTCTGCTTGTTTAAGCGAGTCGGATTCGACAGTATTAAAACTCGCTCAAATGCTTGCTAGTTCTGGATTTCGGGATACGAGTCGAGTCGGTGGCGGCAATCCTGAATTGGGACTGATGATGGCACAGTATAATCGTGCGGAAGTTCTACGATCGCTGCATTCGTACCGAAAAGAAATCGATCAAATCATTGAATTGATTGAGCAGGAAGATTGGAAAGGATTGGAAGCAATGTTAATGAAAACTCAAGAACTGCGATCGACGTTTTTGTAG
- a CDS encoding pentapeptide repeat protein (similar to AA sequence:cyanobase_aa:LBDG_06820), whose amino-acid sequence MNVEELLEQYAADLREFSGINLSGVSLPGVNLSRSTFLNANFNAAKLTSADFSHSICPSANFHGANLTLADFSHTDLQGADLSKAELTRTDFSGANLQEANLSYADLRDSKLRCVNLDRANLSRADLRYAKLISANLQRTNFTSSDLSSTDLSGADLRHAELRQATLNRANLQGANLQGANLRWADLSGANLRWADLTGAKLSGANLTGADLSHATLLDATLVHVDLTRSNLAYVDWRGADLSGSNLTGAKLHAVSPFGIKTDETTCRWIDLSQNGDQSQIYQFFTDDPSEYFHSTPPTVAIVIDDRLTPDAHCALAVAYQHFARQGKAVAPPQIEIHKRRTILRFELDRNEDLFWTAFIAILPFSDATLTQKALINLLQSISASDVPNELQLLRSLVTSLNQSIQKLDTTKLLQVIPVAIQKIRFFQAPTRSTLLNSANRAIAIYDNPQFGKRRIKYSETEEEFAFLIQPTQFVPPTQKEAIEFLQSFHTQKNCPR is encoded by the coding sequence ATGAACGTTGAGGAACTGCTCGAACAATATGCTGCTGATCTCCGAGAATTTTCGGGGATAAACCTCAGCGGCGTGAGTCTGCCAGGGGTGAATTTAAGTCGATCGACGTTTCTCAATGCCAATTTTAACGCCGCTAAGTTGACGAGCGCAGATTTTAGTCACTCGATTTGCCCGTCCGCAAATTTTCATGGAGCGAATTTGACGCTGGCAGATTTTAGCCATACTGATCTTCAAGGTGCAGATTTGAGCAAGGCTGAACTGACTCGTACCGATTTTAGTGGGGCGAATTTGCAGGAGGCGAATTTGAGTTATGCGGATCTGCGCGACTCGAAACTCCGCTGTGTCAATCTCGATCGAGCGAATTTGAGTCGAGCCGATTTGAGATACGCCAAACTGATTTCTGCAAATTTACAGCGAACGAATTTCACCAGTAGCGATCTGAGCAGCACAGATTTGTCTGGGGCAGATTTACGTCATGCGGAACTGAGACAGGCAACTTTGAATCGAGCCAATCTACAGGGCGCAAATTTACAGGGCGCGAATCTGAGATGGGCGGATTTGAGCGGGGCGAATCTGAGATGGGCGGATTTGACCGGAGCAAAACTGAGTGGGGCGAACTTGACGGGAGCCGATTTGAGTCATGCAACGCTGTTAGATGCCACATTGGTGCATGTCGATTTAACTCGATCGAATCTCGCTTACGTGGATTGGAGAGGAGCAGATCTTAGCGGTTCTAATCTCACAGGGGCAAAACTTCATGCTGTTTCACCGTTTGGCATTAAAACCGATGAAACAACCTGCCGCTGGATCGATCTAAGTCAGAACGGCGATCAGAGCCAAATCTATCAATTCTTCACAGACGATCCGAGCGAATATTTTCACTCCACTCCGCCAACGGTTGCCATTGTGATTGACGATCGCTTAACTCCAGATGCTCATTGCGCGTTAGCAGTTGCCTATCAACACTTTGCCCGACAAGGAAAAGCGGTCGCCCCTCCCCAGATTGAAATTCACAAGCGACGAACAATTTTGAGATTTGAACTCGATCGCAATGAAGATCTTTTCTGGACAGCATTTATCGCAATTTTGCCGTTTTCGGATGCGACACTCACCCAAAAAGCGCTGATTAATCTGCTGCAATCGATTTCTGCCAGCGATGTCCCAAATGAGTTGCAGCTTCTCCGATCGCTTGTCACTTCTCTCAATCAATCCATTCAGAAATTAGATACAACGAAACTTTTACAAGTGATTCCGGTTGCGATTCAGAAAATCCGATTTTTTCAGGCTCCAACCCGATCGACATTATTAAACTCAGCGAATCGTGCGATCGCAATCTACGACAATCCGCAATTTGGCAAGCGTCGGATCAAATATTCGGAAACAGAAGAAGAATTCGCCTTTTTGATCCAGCCGACGCAGTTTGTACCGCCGACTCAGAAAGAAGCGATCGAGTTTCTTCAAAGCTTTCACACACAAAAAAACTGCCCACGATGA
- a CDS encoding winged helix family two component transcriptional regulator (similar to AA sequence:cyanobase_aa:LBDG_43630): protein MRVLVVEDDLHLAEILTEALSDRAYSVDVVKDGESAWNWISTLSYDLIVLDVTLPKLDGISLCKRLRTEPNNGTTPVLMLTARDTVADKILGLDAGADDYMVKPFDLEELMARIRALLRRGTLNTPTVMTWGELQIDPGSHDVTYTGEFVQLTPKEYALLELLVTSGRRILSRSSIIDRIWSLQDPPTEETVKSHIKGLRQKLRSVGAPENFIETVHGVGYRLKQHK, encoded by the coding sequence ATGCGTGTTCTAGTCGTAGAAGATGACCTTCATCTCGCAGAAATTTTGACAGAAGCATTAAGCGATCGTGCTTATTCCGTCGATGTGGTAAAAGATGGCGAGTCCGCTTGGAATTGGATATCGACACTTTCCTACGATTTAATTGTATTAGATGTGACGCTGCCAAAACTTGATGGAATTAGCTTATGCAAACGGCTGAGAACCGAGCCAAATAACGGAACGACTCCTGTTCTGATGTTGACTGCACGAGATACGGTTGCAGATAAAATCCTCGGACTCGATGCGGGAGCCGATGATTATATGGTGAAACCTTTTGACCTAGAAGAACTGATGGCAAGAATTCGTGCACTCTTGAGACGAGGCACTTTGAATACTCCCACGGTGATGACTTGGGGCGAGTTGCAGATCGATCCGGGATCGCATGATGTGACCTACACAGGTGAATTTGTCCAACTCACTCCCAAAGAATATGCGCTGTTAGAATTGCTCGTGACCAGTGGACGGCGAATTTTGAGCCGATCGAGCATTATCGATCGGATTTGGTCGCTTCAAGATCCGCCGACTGAAGAAACGGTCAAGTCTCACATCAAGGGATTGCGGCAGAAATTACGATCTGTCGGTGCACCTGAAAACTTTATTGAAACCGTTCACGGTGTCGGATATCGCTTGAAACAGCACAAGTAA
- a CDS encoding chase sensor signal transduction histidine kinase (similar to AA sequence:cyanobase_aa:LBDG_43640): MAFLNAPERNWLAAGFACLIALLCISSAISYQNVNQITESSYKSQQTYEIIKGLDDVFVEMTIAESARRGYIYLGNSNELDRYRLAVNEIPYQFNQLKEHFQPNSQELQKLSQIEALVSQRIKLLERSLILHEKNASTSKYQESITNQSIELRQKIQLAIADLEQQQQAKLSQSIEATKRSIHERKAIEMQLIFSGFVVIVVCFIALYDQIVQRQNAETLQHKLSQQKEISDLKLRFFSMVSHEFRTPLSVILGSVQLLIEANSRWGEERRLKNLDRIQSAAQSMKQLFTDVLTLTRAESGKLECNPETIDLESFCLNLIEDLEVSIHATHPIQFETQDKYTYAYLDEKLLYSVLSNLLGNAIKYSAQGSPILLKLDGTNDRVRFQVQDQGIGISAEDQAKLFEPFYRGQNSTYATGTGLGLAVVKKCLELQGGTISIESQPDRGTIVTIELMRHTPILAVQRSLSKHNRSVAIN, encoded by the coding sequence ATGGCTTTTCTAAACGCTCCAGAACGAAATTGGTTAGCTGCCGGGTTCGCATGTTTAATTGCGCTGCTTTGTATTAGTAGTGCCATTTCTTACCAAAATGTGAATCAAATCACAGAAAGCAGTTATAAATCTCAACAAACCTACGAAATTATTAAAGGTTTAGATGATGTCTTTGTAGAAATGACGATCGCAGAATCGGCAAGGCGCGGCTATATCTATTTAGGCAATAGTAACGAACTTGATCGCTATCGATTAGCCGTGAATGAGATTCCGTATCAGTTCAATCAATTGAAGGAGCATTTTCAACCGAATTCTCAAGAGCTACAGAAGCTTTCTCAAATTGAAGCATTGGTTTCACAGAGGATTAAGCTGTTGGAGCGATCGCTAATCCTTCATGAAAAGAACGCTTCAACTTCAAAATATCAAGAATCAATCACCAATCAGAGTATTGAATTACGTCAAAAGATTCAGCTCGCGATCGCTGATTTAGAGCAACAACAACAAGCCAAACTAAGTCAATCTATTGAAGCAACCAAGAGAAGCATTCATGAACGAAAAGCGATTGAAATGCAGCTTATCTTCTCTGGCTTTGTTGTGATTGTCGTCTGTTTTATTGCACTGTACGATCAAATTGTGCAAAGACAAAATGCGGAAACACTTCAACATAAGCTATCCCAGCAAAAAGAAATCAGTGATCTAAAGTTGCGATTTTTTTCGATGGTTTCTCATGAGTTTCGGACTCCGCTCAGCGTTATTTTGGGATCAGTTCAACTGTTAATTGAGGCGAATTCGAGATGGGGAGAAGAACGGAGATTGAAAAACCTCGATCGTATTCAATCCGCTGCACAATCAATGAAGCAACTTTTCACGGATGTGCTAACTCTAACAAGGGCAGAAAGTGGGAAGTTAGAATGTAATCCAGAGACGATCGATTTAGAGTCTTTCTGTCTGAATTTGATTGAAGATCTTGAAGTTTCTATACATGCAACTCATCCGATTCAATTTGAAACCCAAGATAAATATACTTATGCTTATTTAGATGAAAAGTTGCTCTATTCAGTTCTCAGTAATTTGCTTGGAAATGCCATTAAGTATTCTGCTCAAGGCAGCCCGATATTATTAAAGCTAGACGGAACCAACGATCGAGTTCGATTCCAAGTCCAAGATCAAGGCATTGGGATTTCGGCAGAAGATCAAGCAAAACTATTTGAACCCTTTTATCGAGGGCAAAATTCAACTTATGCAACAGGAACTGGGTTAGGATTAGCGGTTGTGAAGAAGTGCCTTGAATTGCAGGGAGGAACAATCTCGATCGAGAGTCAACCTGATCGAGGCACGATCGTCACTATTGAATTAATGCGACACACTCCGATTTTGGCGGTTCAGCGATCGCTATCCAAACACAACCGTTCGGTTGCCATAAACTAG
- a CDS encoding formyltetrahydrofolate deformylase (similar to AA sequence:cyanobase_aa:LBDG_43650), with translation MSTPTATLLISCPDQKGLVAKIANFIYSNGGNIIHADQHTDFSAGLFLNRIEWQLEGFHLPRDVIEPAFQAIATPLNARWQLHFSDTVPRIAVWVSKQDHCLYDLIWRQRSGEFKAEIPVIMSNHPELKAIADQFGIDFHHIPITKETKLEQEAKQLEILEKHQIDLVILAKYMQVLSGDFVNKFPNVINIHHSFLPAFAGANPYQRAFERGVKIIGATAHYVTEDLDEGPIIEQDVVRVSHRDDVKDLIRKGKDLERIVLARAVRLHLENRVLVYGNRTVVFG, from the coding sequence ATGAGTACTCCAACTGCAACGCTTTTAATTTCTTGCCCTGATCAAAAAGGTTTAGTCGCAAAAATTGCCAACTTCATCTATTCAAATGGTGGCAATATCATTCACGCTGATCAGCATACTGATTTTTCTGCCGGATTGTTTTTGAATCGGATTGAATGGCAGCTTGAAGGGTTCCATTTGCCACGTGATGTGATTGAACCCGCATTTCAAGCAATTGCAACTCCCTTGAATGCTCGGTGGCAGTTGCATTTTTCGGATACTGTGCCTCGAATTGCAGTTTGGGTGAGCAAACAAGATCATTGTTTATATGATTTGATCTGGAGGCAGCGATCGGGAGAATTCAAAGCAGAAATTCCGGTCATCATGAGCAATCACCCAGAATTGAAAGCGATCGCAGATCAATTCGGCATTGATTTTCATCACATTCCAATCACAAAAGAAACGAAATTGGAACAAGAAGCAAAGCAATTAGAAATTCTTGAGAAGCATCAAATTGACTTAGTAATCCTAGCAAAATATATGCAGGTTTTAAGCGGAGATTTTGTTAACAAATTCCCCAATGTGATCAATATTCATCACTCGTTTCTGCCTGCCTTTGCGGGAGCGAATCCTTATCAGAGAGCCTTTGAACGCGGCGTGAAAATCATTGGAGCAACCGCGCACTACGTGACTGAGGATCTAGATGAAGGTCCAATTATTGAACAGGATGTGGTGCGGGTGAGTCATCGAGATGATGTGAAAGATTTGATTCGCAAAGGAAAAGATTTAGAGCGAATCGTATTAGCAAGAGCAGTGAGATTGCACTTAGAAAATCGAGTGCTAGTTTATGGCAACCGAACGGTTGTGTTTGGATAG
- a CDS encoding hypothetical protein (hypothetical protein LYNGBM3L_31010;~similar to AA sequence:cyanobase_aa:LBDG_43660), with the protein MPIMKFQRTSLILVFAALVLGGYVYYTESQKPPQVDEAKSDEKPLFNFKEQDVQAFTVQTPKQTVAFEKTTLTVPPNQKDASKINPSPWLMRKPEVVPADESSIAFLLNLLASGKSDRSFTVPAAKKSEFGLDQPSAIVDVKLSNQQNHRLVIGKPNFNRNFLYALVDPPANQDLSVLLIPINFQNAVDRPLMEWKRDKPKPSPASPSASPSPQ; encoded by the coding sequence ATGCCGATTATGAAATTTCAGCGCACTTCGTTAATTCTTGTGTTTGCGGCTCTGGTGTTGGGGGGCTATGTGTATTACACCGAGTCGCAGAAACCGCCTCAAGTGGATGAAGCAAAATCGGACGAGAAACCGCTGTTTAATTTCAAAGAGCAAGATGTTCAAGCATTTACAGTACAGACTCCGAAGCAAACCGTAGCATTTGAGAAAACGACTTTAACCGTTCCGCCAAATCAGAAAGATGCAAGTAAGATTAATCCTTCACCGTGGTTGATGAGAAAACCAGAAGTTGTGCCTGCGGATGAAAGCTCGATCGCATTTTTGCTCAATCTTTTAGCATCGGGAAAAAGCGATCGCTCCTTCACAGTTCCTGCTGCAAAAAAATCCGAATTCGGTTTAGATCAACCGTCTGCAATTGTCGATGTCAAATTAAGCAATCAGCAAAATCATCGCCTGGTAATTGGCAAACCGAATTTTAATCGCAACTTCCTTTATGCTCTAGTCGATCCGCCTGCAAATCAAGATCTGTCAGTTTTGCTGATTCCAATTAATTTTCAAAATGCAGTCGATCGACCTTTAATGGAATGGAAACGCGATAAACCAAAACCGTCTCCAGCTAGTCCTTCAGCTTCTCCTTCTCCCCAATGA
- a CDS encoding hypothetical protein (similar to AA sequence:cyanobase_aa:LBDG_43670): MTQATDLKQVVEERITRIVDELREQYPDFQELDRTEQIREHTDGMLEIWQPQQVLDIPEDELVSIIRDIMVMESLAGLLNDLTPEQMKMFDEAVKRGN; the protein is encoded by the coding sequence ATGACCCAAGCAACAGATTTGAAGCAAGTTGTAGAAGAGCGGATTACTCGGATTGTTGACGAATTGCGGGAGCAGTACCCGGATTTTCAGGAGTTGGATCGAACTGAGCAAATTCGCGAACACACCGATGGAATGCTAGAAATCTGGCAACCTCAGCAGGTTTTGGACATTCCAGAAGACGAATTAGTAAGCATCATCCGGGATATTATGGTGATGGAAAGCTTAGCAGGATTGCTCAATGATCTCACACCGGAGCAAATGAAAATGTTTGACGAAGCGGTGAAGCGCGGAAATTAA
- a CDS encoding hypothetical protein (PilT protein, N-terminal;~similar to AA sequence:cyanobase_aa:LBDG_43680) has product MNVLLDTNIITAIIKENQRALNQFAIARQARSRICISCITYYEIKRGLVYSNASRQLSKFERLCLTLEVLLMDDLEIIETASRIHADLRRRGRPIQDADILIAATAMFHSLTLISNDSDMQNIESLSLGNWL; this is encoded by the coding sequence ATGAATGTTTTGCTAGATACGAATATCATCACCGCCATTATTAAAGAGAATCAACGAGCACTCAATCAATTTGCAATTGCAAGACAAGCCCGCTCAAGAATTTGTATTAGTTGTATTACGTACTATGAAATCAAGAGAGGACTTGTCTACTCTAATGCAAGCCGTCAATTGTCAAAGTTTGAAAGACTTTGTTTGACGCTTGAAGTTCTGTTAATGGATGATCTTGAAATCATTGAAACAGCTTCGAGAATTCATGCTGATTTAAGGCGAAGAGGTAGACCGATTCAAGATGCGGATATCCTGATTGCGGCAACCGCGATGTTCCACTCTCTCACGCTTATTTCTAACGATTCTGATATGCAAAACATAGAATCATTGAGTTTAGGTAATTGGCTTTAG
- a CDS encoding peptidase, S54 (rhomboid) family (similar to AA sequence:cyanobase_aa:LBDG_43690), which translates to MNDLSQTAVMNWVSQAKILGYLLVIAWIVSILNLSIFGKWLNQFGIRPRELSGLWGIAFAPFLHGSWGHLESNSIAFLTYGGLILLQNPQNFGAVTATVALTSGLGTWLLGRNRTIHIGASGVTFGYLGFLMFLAFFDRNIPTVLLLVFTAFFHSKYLWGLLPINQRISWEEHLFGFLGGIYAARYLPQIREIFAQFLSYFDQFSAWIR; encoded by the coding sequence ATGAACGATCTTAGCCAGACTGCGGTAATGAATTGGGTGAGCCAAGCCAAAATTCTAGGATATCTATTAGTAATCGCTTGGATCGTTTCGATTCTGAATCTTTCAATATTTGGCAAATGGCTGAATCAGTTTGGCATTCGTCCGCGTGAACTATCAGGCTTGTGGGGAATAGCGTTTGCACCGTTTTTACATGGAAGTTGGGGGCACTTGGAAAGCAACTCGATCGCGTTTCTCACTTATGGCGGGCTAATCCTGTTACAGAATCCTCAGAATTTTGGTGCAGTCACAGCGACAGTCGCTCTCACAAGCGGTTTGGGAACTTGGTTATTAGGGCGAAATCGTACCATTCACATCGGCGCGAGTGGAGTTACATTTGGGTATTTGGGATTTCTGATGTTTTTGGCATTCTTCGATCGAAATATTCCGACCGTTTTACTGTTAGTTTTCACTGCGTTTTTTCACAGTAAATATCTTTGGGGATTACTGCCCATTAACCAGCGAATTTCTTGGGAAGAACACTTATTCGGATTTTTAGGTGGAATTTATGCGGCTCGATATTTGCCACAAATTAGAGAGATTTTCGCTCAATTTCTTTCATATTTCGATCAATTTTCAGCCTGGATTCGATAA